From Strigops habroptila isolate Jane chromosome 1, bStrHab1.2.pri, whole genome shotgun sequence, a single genomic window includes:
- the MRPL32 gene encoding 39S ribosomal protein L32, mitochondrial, protein MAALVLVFPPLPRLRALLQRCWRRLDRGLLPGFSGGHSPPWGPALAVQAPASLPQPVHGTNESDEAPSLWDSILWMAAPKKRRTIEVNRCRRRNPNKLIKVKTNIDVCPECGNLKQKHILCGYCYAKVKAETRLIRKEIQKQEGGPFNAPTVETVVLYDGEKPTEKDAGKRIIERARKRPSWFAQN, encoded by the exons ATGGCGGCCCTGGTGCTGGTGTTCCCCCCGCTGCCGCGGCTTCGCGCTCTGCTTCAGCGCTGCTGGCGGCGCCTGGACCGCGGCCTCCTGCCCGGTTTCTCTGGGGGACACAGCCCGCCCTGGG gACCAGCACTAGCTGTCCAGGCTCCAGCTTCCCTTCCACAGCCAGTACACGGCACTAATGAAAGTGATGAGGCGCCGAGCCTGTGGGACAGCATCTTGTGGATGGCGGCGCCGAAGAAAAGGCGCACCATCGAAGTGAACCGCTGCAGGCGAAGAAACCCCAATAAGCTTATAAAAGTCAAG ACGAACATAGACGTTTGTCCTGAGTGTGGAAacttgaaacagaaacacatcCTTTGTGGCTATTGTTATGCAAAGGTCAAAGCAGAAACTCGACTGATCCGgaaggaaatacagaaacaggAAGGAGGGCCGTTTAATGCTCCAACTGTAGAGACTGTCGTCCTGTATGATGGAGAAAAGCCCACAGAAAAGGATGCAGGCAAGAGGATCATTGAAAGAGCCAGGAAGCGCCCATCCTGGTTTGCTCAAAATTGA
- the PSMA2 gene encoding proteasome subunit alpha type-2, translating to MAERGYSFSLTTFSPSGKLVQIEYALAAVAAGAPSVGIKAANGVVLATEKKQKSILYDERSVHKVEPITKHIGLVYSGMGPDYRVLVHRARKLAQQYYLVYHEPIPTAQLVQRIASVMQEYTQSGGVRPFGVSLLICGWNEGRPYLFQSDPSGAYFAWKATAMGKNYVNGKTFLEKRYNEDLELEDAIHTAILTLKESFEGQMTEDNIEVGICNEAGFRRLTPTEVKDYLAAIA from the exons ATGGCGGAGCGCGGGTACAGCTTCTCCCTCACCACGTTCAG tCCTTCTGGAAAGCTTGTTCAGATTGAATATGCTTtggctgcagtggctgcaggagcTCCATCGGTTGGGATTAAAG CTGCAAATGGAGTGGTGTTGGCAACTGAGAAGAAGCAGAAATCCATCCTTTATGATGAAAGGAGTGTCCACAAAGTAGAACCAATTACCAAACATATAGGTTTAGTGTACAGCGGTATGGGTCCAGATTACAG AGTACTCGTGCACAGAGCTCGGAAGCTGGCCCAGCAATACTACTTGGTGTATCATGAGCCCATCCCAACAGCTCAGCTAGTACAGAGAATTGCTTCTGTGATGCAGGAATACACACAATCTGg tgGTGTTCGTCCATTTGGTGTATCACTGCTAATATGTGGCTGGAATGAAGGGCGGCCCTATTTATTTCAGTCAGATCCATCT GGAGCTTACTTTGCATGGAAAGCAACAGCAATGGGAAAAAATTACGTCAACGGGAAAACATTCCTCGAGAAAAG ATACAATGAAGATTTGGAGCTTGAAGATGCCATTCATACAGCTATCTTAACACTAAAG GAGAGCTTTGAAGGGCAGATGACAGAAGACAACATCGAAGTTGGCATCTGTAATGAAGCCGGTTTTAGGAGGCTCACTCCAACTGAGGTTAAGGACTACCTGGCTGCAATAGCCTAG